A DNA window from Undibacterium sp. YM2 contains the following coding sequences:
- a CDS encoding ABC-F family ATP-binding cassette domain-containing protein: MTTLLSAQALQLDTSHGVLFQNLNLTLQVGQRIGLIGHNGSGKSTLLSLLAGQRSTNSGSIQMARLCRLQYVEQHLPPALHALSLYDAMLDAINDQPELHWRVDSLLQELGIDASTAGVAVQSLSGGQHTRLLLGRALLRDPNLLLLDEPSNHLDLPSLLWLEEFLLNWKGAFVLVSHDQRLLNRVTRQSWILRDRQITCFDQPCSDALQSLALADEAAQARRDAEQSEIDRLAASSKRLAIWGSVYDNEKLARKAKTMQKRADRLKEEQTTVTEGQPWTLQLHGKASPANHLLQLENLTVRAAAGLPALFKLEQFGVRPGDKIALLGANGTGKSSLLRQCWQAIQSGQESDQKPDQKSTQDSEHISWHAAAQIGYYDQSLQQLNSDASLPDALYPFVAGSDTARTELARKQALISAGFPYHRHQQKVASLSGGERARLLFLALSLASYHLLFLDEPTNHLDMQGKQELTEALAGFAGGFLLVSHDRDLIEQSCQEFWVVQDGRLERWLDAESAYECLRQKQPASEVRQTMPATPDTLHSKVSETVLSDTELALQRLCELEELLQADLARKPRHQKPQQQASWHQEMADLNQFLGLN; encoded by the coding sequence ATGACTACCTTATTATCTGCACAAGCATTACAACTCGACACCAGCCACGGTGTTTTATTCCAAAACCTTAACCTCACCCTGCAAGTCGGTCAACGCATAGGCTTGATAGGTCACAACGGTAGTGGCAAATCGACCTTGCTCTCCCTGCTGGCAGGACAACGTAGCACCAATAGCGGCAGCATACAGATGGCACGCCTGTGCCGCCTGCAATATGTAGAGCAACATCTGCCACCTGCTCTGCATGCGCTGAGCCTGTACGATGCGATGCTGGATGCCATCAATGACCAGCCAGAATTGCACTGGCGTGTCGATAGTCTCTTGCAAGAACTCGGCATCGATGCAAGCACTGCCGGGGTAGCCGTACAATCCCTGTCAGGTGGCCAACATACCCGCCTGCTATTGGGCCGTGCCTTATTACGCGACCCCAATCTCTTGCTGCTGGACGAGCCCAGCAATCATCTCGACTTGCCATCGCTGTTATGGCTGGAAGAATTTTTGCTGAACTGGAAAGGCGCATTTGTGCTGGTGTCACATGACCAGCGCCTGCTGAACCGTGTGACACGACAAAGCTGGATCTTGCGTGACCGGCAAATCACCTGCTTTGACCAGCCCTGCTCTGACGCCCTGCAATCCCTGGCTTTGGCGGATGAAGCCGCACAGGCCAGACGTGATGCAGAGCAATCTGAAATTGACAGGCTGGCAGCCAGCAGCAAGCGTCTGGCCATCTGGGGCAGTGTGTATGACAATGAAAAACTGGCACGCAAAGCCAAGACCATGCAAAAACGGGCAGACCGGCTGAAGGAAGAACAAACCACAGTCACCGAAGGCCAGCCCTGGACTTTGCAATTGCATGGCAAGGCATCGCCTGCCAATCATTTATTGCAACTTGAGAACCTGACAGTCAGGGCAGCGGCTGGTTTGCCAGCGCTGTTCAAACTGGAGCAATTCGGTGTACGGCCGGGTGACAAGATTGCCCTGCTTGGCGCGAATGGCACGGGCAAATCTTCACTGCTCAGGCAGTGCTGGCAAGCGATACAGTCAGGCCAGGAGTCAGACCAAAAACCCGACCAAAAATCAACACAGGACAGCGAACACATCAGTTGGCATGCGGCAGCGCAGATCGGTTATTACGACCAGTCTTTGCAACAACTGAATAGCGATGCCAGTCTGCCTGATGCTCTGTATCCCTTTGTCGCTGGCTCTGATACTGCCAGGACAGAACTGGCACGCAAGCAGGCACTGATCTCAGCAGGCTTTCCTTATCACCGGCATCAGCAAAAAGTGGCATCGCTGAGTGGTGGTGAGCGGGCACGTCTGTTGTTTTTGGCACTCTCACTGGCCAGCTACCATTTGCTGTTTCTCGATGAGCCAACCAATCATCTGGACATGCAGGGCAAGCAGGAATTGACAGAAGCACTGGCAGGATTTGCCGGTGGCTTTTTGCTGGTATCGCATGACCGGGATTTGATAGAGCAAAGCTGCCAGGAATTCTGGGTAGTACAGGATGGCCGTCTGGAAAGATGGCTGGATGCAGAAAGTGCCTATGAATGCCTGCGGCAAAAACAGCCTGCATCTGAAGTTAGGCAAACAATGCCGGCTACACCTGACACACTGCATAGTAAAGTTAGCGAGACAGTGCTCAGTGATACAGAGCTGGCTTTGCAAAGATTATGTGAACTGGAAGAATTATTGCAAGCTGATCTGGCGCGCAAACCCAGGCACCAAAAGCCACAACAACAGGCAAGCTGGCATCAGGAAATGGCAGATTTAAATCAGTTTCTTGGTCTGAATTAA
- a CDS encoding PAS domain-containing sensor histidine kinase, whose product MTDHKAPSASASVPGKRPLFSMLTRLSLLMIAILLLAVAVSMLMLHLLPDQVWLAAGLSLLIILPLGVGILRSQLQAMIRLFHTLAGTVISYQDNDFSIGVHWPLQDELGELVDAHNALGDVLRKQRLNLVQRELLLDTMVQNTPVAMMLVADHGPIVFANIAARQLLNQGRKLEGFSFNEVMTQVSASLREAILRGGDGLFTVAAKDAEEEEEVYHLARRHFSLNGRHHELFLLRHLTVELRRQEVQTWKKVIRVISHELNNSLAPIASLANSAAVLVGRGQTERLPGILLTIEERTRHLESFIDGYARFAKLPTPRLESTHWDSFIAGLKSQVIFTVTDSLPEEPVNLDRAQMEHALLNLLKNAHESGSREDEVFLNIRNLQGVIRIEVMDRGSGMTDTVMSNALIPFYSTKRSGTGLGLALVREIIEAHGGRISLQNREGGGLNVSLFLPLSP is encoded by the coding sequence ATGACAGACCACAAAGCTCCATCAGCAAGCGCTAGCGTTCCCGGCAAGCGTCCGCTGTTTTCCATGCTCACGCGACTGAGCCTGTTGATGATCGCGATTTTATTGCTGGCAGTTGCAGTCAGCATGCTCATGCTGCATTTACTGCCAGACCAGGTCTGGCTGGCTGCCGGACTCAGTTTGCTGATTATCTTGCCCTTGGGTGTGGGCATCTTGCGCAGCCAGTTGCAAGCCATGATACGTTTATTCCACACCCTGGCTGGCACAGTCATCAGTTATCAGGACAATGATTTTTCCATCGGTGTGCACTGGCCCTTGCAAGACGAGTTGGGTGAACTGGTAGATGCCCACAATGCCTTGGGCGATGTCTTGCGCAAGCAAAGATTGAATCTGGTACAGCGTGAATTGCTGCTTGATACCATGGTGCAGAACACGCCAGTGGCGATGATGCTGGTGGCTGACCATGGCCCCATTGTCTTCGCCAATATCGCGGCCAGGCAATTGCTGAACCAGGGGCGCAAACTCGAAGGTTTCAGTTTCAATGAGGTGATGACGCAAGTCTCGGCCTCGTTGCGCGAGGCCATACTGCGCGGTGGCGATGGCTTGTTCACAGTAGCAGCCAAAGATGCAGAAGAAGAGGAAGAGGTGTATCACCTGGCACGCCGCCACTTCAGCCTGAATGGCCGCCATCATGAATTATTTTTGCTGCGCCACCTGACGGTGGAATTGCGCCGCCAGGAAGTGCAGACCTGGAAAAAAGTCATACGTGTGATCAGTCATGAACTCAATAACTCATTGGCACCGATAGCCTCGCTGGCAAATTCTGCTGCGGTACTGGTAGGCCGTGGCCAGACCGAACGTCTGCCTGGCATCTTGCTCACGATAGAAGAACGCACCCGCCATCTGGAAAGTTTTATCGATGGTTATGCACGCTTCGCCAAACTACCGACACCGAGGCTGGAGAGTACGCACTGGGATAGCTTTATCGCTGGCCTGAAGTCGCAAGTCATCTTCACCGTGACTGACAGCTTGCCTGAAGAACCTGTCAACCTCGACAGGGCACAAATGGAACATGCGCTGCTGAACCTGTTGAAGAATGCCCATGAGTCTGGCTCAAGGGAAGATGAAGTATTTCTAAACATACGCAACTTGCAAGGCGTCATACGCATAGAAGTCATGGACAGGGGCAGCGGCATGACAGATACGGTGATGTCGAATGCCCTGATCCCCTTTTACTCCACCAAACGCAGTGGCACAGGCCTGGGCCTGGCACTGGTGCGTGAAATCATAGAAGCACATGGCGGCAGGATCAGCCTGCAAAACCGTGAAGGCGGCGGCCTGAACGTCAGCCTGTTCCTGCCTTTATCACCCTAA
- a CDS encoding sigma-54 dependent transcriptional regulator, translated as MPTVLIIDDNATVAVALEVLFSLHDIDAVCATSPEQGLAMLEHQAVDLVIQDMNFTADTTSGDEGRALFTEIRKRYPDLPVILLTAWTHLDAAVELIRSGAADYLGKPWNDQKLLTTVRNLIELGQSNRALQQRLQRERKQKRELEQKFNLCNLVWNDAATERVLGMACQVARADVPVLITGPNGAGKERIAEIIQANSSVKDGPFVVLNCGALPAELIEAELFGAEAGAYTGASKAREGKFEAADGGTLFLDEIGNLPLAGQMKLLRVLETGRFERLGSNKERQVKVRVLSATNADLPAMIKAGSFRQDLLYRLNVIELHLPTLAERTGDILPLAEYFLNNGKTLHPSTASALVQYAWPGNVRELKNVMQRACLLAAKTEIMPADLGLPLSNSWVNEQEPDKEAIERALQKSHGVVAQAAAELGLSRQALYRRMDRLGISRSA; from the coding sequence ATGCCTACCGTATTAATTATTGATGACAATGCCACCGTCGCGGTGGCACTGGAAGTGCTGTTTTCCCTGCATGATATTGATGCGGTCTGCGCCACATCGCCAGAACAGGGCCTGGCGATGCTGGAGCATCAGGCTGTCGATCTGGTGATACAGGACATGAACTTCACCGCCGATACCACCTCTGGTGATGAAGGCCGTGCCCTGTTCACTGAAATTCGCAAACGCTACCCTGACCTGCCTGTGATCCTGCTGACAGCCTGGACACATCTGGATGCGGCCGTTGAACTGATCAGGTCAGGCGCTGCCGATTATCTCGGTAAACCCTGGAATGACCAGAAACTGCTGACCACCGTCAGGAACCTGATCGAACTCGGGCAAAGCAACCGCGCCCTGCAACAAAGGCTGCAACGCGAACGCAAGCAAAAACGCGAGCTGGAGCAAAAATTCAATCTCTGCAACCTGGTCTGGAATGATGCTGCGACCGAGCGCGTGCTGGGCATGGCTTGCCAGGTCGCCCGTGCCGATGTGCCGGTACTGATCACCGGACCAAATGGTGCAGGCAAGGAAAGAATCGCTGAAATCATACAAGCCAATTCCAGCGTCAAGGATGGCCCTTTTGTCGTGCTCAATTGTGGTGCCCTGCCAGCGGAACTGATAGAAGCAGAACTGTTTGGTGCCGAAGCGGGTGCTTATACCGGGGCCAGCAAGGCGCGCGAAGGCAAGTTTGAAGCAGCCGATGGCGGCACCCTGTTCCTTGATGAAATCGGTAACCTGCCGCTGGCCGGGCAAATGAAATTATTGCGGGTGCTGGAAACCGGGCGCTTTGAAAGACTGGGCTCGAACAAGGAAAGACAGGTCAAGGTACGCGTCTTGAGCGCCACCAATGCTGATTTGCCAGCCATGATCAAGGCAGGCAGCTTCCGCCAGGATTTGCTGTATCGCCTCAACGTCATAGAATTGCATTTGCCCACGCTGGCAGAGCGCACTGGCGACATCTTGCCGCTGGCAGAATACTTCCTCAACAATGGCAAGACCCTGCATCCCAGCACGGCATCGGCACTGGTGCAATATGCATGGCCGGGCAATGTCAGGGAACTCAAAAATGTCATGCAGCGCGCCTGCCTGCTGGCCGCCAAAACTGAAATCATGCCAGCCGACCTTGGCCTGCCATTGTCGAATAGCTGGGTCAATGAGCAAGAGCCCGACAAAGAGGCGATAGAACGCGCCCTGCAAAAATCGCATGGCGTGGTGGCCCAGGCTGCCGCCGAACTGGGCCTGAGCCGCCAGGCCTTGTACCGGCGTATGGACAGGCTGGGCATCAGCCGTAGCGCATGA
- a CDS encoding intradiol ring-cleavage dioxygenase yields the protein MEKHGNQLETDLHTLMQSSASRRQMLRWISAGGAATLLGCGGGSDASTATSTSSTTSTTGTTTGTSTSTGTTGSTTSSCSIIPEETAGPYPGDGSNSNGVSIANALALSGIVRSDIRSSIAGASGVAAGVPLTIKLQLVNTKTSCASLAGYAIYLWHCDRDGNYSMYSSGITAENYLRGVQETDSSGSVSFTTIFPGCYSGRIPHVHFEVYPSVSKISSANNKVKTSQFTFPMATLNEAYQATGYTTSVRNLSQITYATDNVFSDGTSLQMVSVTGNATQGYVVTLTVGISV from the coding sequence ATGGAAAAGCATGGCAATCAACTGGAAACCGATCTTCATACCCTGATGCAGTCATCTGCCTCACGCAGGCAAATGCTGCGCTGGATATCGGCGGGTGGCGCTGCGACCTTGCTGGGTTGTGGCGGCGGTAGTGACGCCTCCACGGCAACATCGACATCATCAACGACAAGCACCACAGGTACAACTACGGGCACTAGCACAAGCACGGGAACAACAGGCAGCACGACTTCCTCCTGCAGCATCATCCCGGAAGAAACTGCCGGACCTTATCCCGGTGACGGCAGTAACAGCAATGGTGTAAGTATTGCCAATGCGCTGGCGCTGTCCGGCATAGTACGCAGTGATATACGTTCCAGTATTGCCGGTGCCAGCGGTGTGGCGGCAGGTGTGCCCTTGACCATCAAACTGCAACTCGTGAATACCAAAACCAGTTGCGCCTCTCTGGCGGGTTATGCGATCTATCTGTGGCATTGTGACAGGGATGGCAATTATTCCATGTATTCATCCGGCATCACTGCTGAGAACTATCTGCGCGGCGTGCAGGAGACAGACAGCAGCGGCAGTGTCAGTTTCACCACAATCTTCCCTGGTTGCTATTCAGGACGTATCCCGCATGTACATTTCGAGGTTTATCCCAGCGTGAGCAAGATCAGCAGTGCCAATAACAAGGTCAAGACTTCGCAATTCACCTTCCCTATGGCAACTTTGAATGAAGCCTACCAGGCCACGGGCTATACCACCAGCGTGCGCAACCTGTCGCAGATCACGTATGCAACAGACAATGTTTTCAGTGATGGCACCAGCCTGCAAATGGTCAGCGTAACTGGCAATGCCACACAGGGTTATGTCGTGACCCTGACCGTAGGCATTTCCGTATAA
- a CDS encoding ABC transporter permease — MKLNLEIRPILSALLRSKTGAILVALQVAISLAILTNAVYIVQLRMEVVARPSGVAEENDLFSINISNRKVADHAEQIATQKQEEATIRGVSGVQGVTRVSQTPLSWSGSTTGVSLDRKQAATSANVSMYIASESVMKLWGLKLADGRDFNQGEFREIDTSTSKEFPNVVIITKALAEKLFPGQASVVGKTIYFGTGDDAYESRVIGVLERLQTHAAQIGAKGEISVVLPIRMSNDPYSKYSVRAEPGQRERVMKDVEMALRKASATPIIVNLRSFQEDRSRRYRADNGLAWMLIAVCVLLLLVTASGIVGISSLWVTQRRKHIGVRRALGARKIDVLRYFVTENFMITTFGIACGLALAIGLNQLLVSKLELTKLPAAYLLGGSVIFWILGIIAVVGPAARAASISPATATRST, encoded by the coding sequence ATGAAACTCAATCTCGAAATTCGCCCCATTTTATCTGCGCTGCTGCGCAGCAAGACCGGTGCCATCCTGGTGGCCCTCCAGGTTGCCATCAGCCTGGCAATTTTAACCAACGCTGTCTATATTGTTCAATTGCGCATGGAAGTGGTAGCACGACCGAGCGGTGTCGCAGAAGAAAACGACCTGTTTTCCATCAATATCAGCAACCGCAAAGTCGCCGATCATGCCGAGCAGATCGCCACGCAAAAACAAGAAGAAGCAACCATACGCGGGGTCTCTGGCGTGCAGGGCGTGACAAGAGTCAGCCAGACACCATTATCCTGGTCCGGCAGTACCACTGGTGTTTCGCTGGACAGGAAGCAGGCTGCCACCAGTGCCAACGTATCGATGTATATCGCATCGGAATCCGTGATGAAACTCTGGGGTCTGAAGCTGGCCGATGGGCGTGACTTCAATCAGGGTGAATTCCGTGAAATTGACACCAGCACCAGCAAGGAATTTCCCAATGTCGTCATCATTACCAAGGCACTCGCAGAAAAACTTTTCCCAGGTCAGGCCAGTGTCGTTGGCAAAACCATTTATTTTGGTACAGGTGACGATGCGTATGAGAGCAGGGTCATCGGTGTGCTTGAACGTTTGCAAACCCATGCTGCCCAGATTGGTGCAAAAGGTGAAATCTCGGTTGTCTTGCCCATACGCATGTCAAATGACCCCTACTCCAAGTATTCGGTACGCGCCGAACCTGGCCAGCGTGAACGGGTAATGAAGGATGTTGAGATGGCACTGAGAAAAGCATCTGCTACACCTATCATCGTCAATTTGCGCAGCTTTCAGGAGGACAGATCCAGACGCTACCGCGCTGACAATGGCCTGGCCTGGATGCTGATCGCAGTCTGCGTGCTGCTCTTGCTGGTCACTGCCAGTGGTATCGTCGGTATTTCCAGCCTGTGGGTCACGCAACGGCGCAAGCATATCGGTGTGCGCCGCGCACTGGGTGCGCGCAAGATAGACGTGTTGCGTTACTTCGTCACAGAAAACTTCATGATCACCACTTTTGGTATCGCCTGTGGCCTTGCCCTCGCCATAGGGTTGAACCAGTTATTGGTCAGCAAGCTGGAACTGACCAAATTGCCTGCAGCTTATTTGCTCGGAGGCAGTGTAATTTTCTGGATACTTGGTATCATCGCGGTGGTGGGACCGGCGGCACGTGCTGCGTCGATTTCACCAGCCACTGCTACCCGCAGTACCTGA
- a CDS encoding response regulator: protein MTKVLLADDDVELVGMLKEYLEREGFAITTVHDGEQAVTDALSGQHAIAVLDVMMPRMNGIEALRRIREHSRMPVLMLTARGDDVDRIIGLELGADDYVPKPCTPRELLARLRAILRRTESGMNADQDRLCLVVGALQIWPGQRRAEWNNKMLDLTSTEFTLLELLARNAGQTVSKNELSEQGLGRPLARFDRNIDVHLSSIRQKISAFADGRTVIQTVYRQGYMLTRE, encoded by the coding sequence ATGACCAAGGTACTGCTCGCAGACGATGATGTCGAACTGGTAGGCATGCTCAAGGAATATCTTGAGCGTGAGGGCTTTGCCATTACTACTGTGCATGATGGTGAGCAGGCGGTGACAGACGCTCTGTCCGGCCAGCATGCGATTGCCGTACTGGATGTCATGATGCCGCGCATGAATGGCATCGAAGCCCTGCGCCGCATACGCGAGCACAGCCGCATGCCGGTGCTGATGCTGACGGCGCGTGGCGATGATGTCGACCGCATCATCGGTCTTGAACTGGGGGCCGATGATTATGTGCCCAAGCCATGTACACCACGAGAATTGCTGGCCAGGCTCAGGGCCATCCTGCGCCGTACCGAGAGTGGCATGAATGCCGACCAGGACCGATTATGCCTGGTCGTTGGTGCCTTGCAGATATGGCCAGGGCAACGCCGGGCAGAATGGAATAATAAAATGCTGGACCTGACCAGCACTGAATTCACCTTGCTGGAGTTATTGGCAAGAAATGCCGGACAAACCGTCAGCAAGAATGAATTGTCCGAGCAGGGCTTGGGCCGCCCACTGGCCAGATTCGACCGCAATATCGATGTTCACCTCAGCAGCATACGACAAAAGATCAGCGCCTTTGCCGATGGCCGTACTGTCATACAGACGGTATATCGCCAGGGTTATATGCTGACGCGCGAGTAA
- a CDS encoding DUF2614 family zinc ribbon-containing protein — translation MKFLFRISVFSAVLLLLIALAVQQDWISASAAVYLVFFVGFAALAVWIFFRVFSNASTQKENLVACPACSMRTDSQREACMWCDQGLPGS, via the coding sequence ATGAAATTCTTGTTCAGAATATCAGTTTTCAGTGCAGTGTTGTTGCTGTTGATCGCGCTGGCGGTACAGCAGGACTGGATATCTGCTTCTGCTGCGGTATATCTGGTTTTCTTTGTGGGATTTGCTGCCCTGGCTGTATGGATATTTTTCAGGGTATTTTCAAACGCTTCAACACAAAAAGAAAACCTGGTGGCATGCCCGGCATGCAGCATGCGTACCGATAGTCAGCGTGAGGCATGCATGTGGTGTGACCAGGGTTTGCCCGGCAGTTAA
- a CDS encoding ATP-binding protein: MPKLSMLKLGRLFWKFFFFIWLAQLTAIAGISVTFWIKRSNEEMARAAAMTVQPDKPRHEDRRGPGPGSEFKHGPGPDFRDAARPGGPPGEPGPVPMGMRKPPHDGGDSRAFIPMVVALFASLLFAALMAWYMSKPIRRLSEAFHELAGGKLQTRIGDSMGKRKDELTELGRDFDRMAEQLTGSLQNQRRLLHDVSHELRSPLARLQAAIGLARQQPDKAEEYMVRMDREAVRMDKLVGEILTLSRLEAGAHAGQDLIHMDELFADLTDNAHFEAKTAGKAFKTEYSADAISKVCVLGRYELLHRAMENVLRNAIRHTRPDTAVTLHAEVLGTQLHVSILDEGEGVPEAELQSIFQPFYRSVLAEQSSEGYGLGLAITQRVIQAHGGSITASNRRAAGLCMLMVLPVAFS, encoded by the coding sequence ATGCCTAAACTCAGTATGCTGAAACTCGGTCGCTTGTTCTGGAAATTCTTTTTCTTCATCTGGTTGGCGCAATTGACGGCAATCGCCGGTATCAGTGTGACCTTCTGGATCAAGCGCAGCAATGAAGAGATGGCCAGGGCTGCCGCAATGACTGTGCAGCCCGACAAACCCCGGCATGAAGACAGGCGTGGCCCCGGCCCCGGTTCTGAATTCAAACATGGTCCCGGTCCGGATTTCCGTGACGCAGCCAGACCCGGTGGTCCGCCTGGTGAGCCTGGGCCGGTGCCTATGGGTATGCGCAAGCCACCGCATGACGGCGGCGATTCGCGTGCCTTCATTCCCATGGTAGTTGCCCTGTTTGCCAGCCTGCTGTTTGCGGCCCTGATGGCCTGGTATATGTCCAAGCCTATACGCCGGCTCAGCGAGGCTTTTCATGAGCTGGCAGGCGGCAAACTACAGACGCGCATAGGAGACAGCATGGGTAAGCGCAAGGACGAATTGACAGAGCTGGGCCGTGACTTTGACCGCATGGCCGAGCAGTTGACAGGTTCCCTGCAAAACCAGCGCCGCCTCTTGCATGATGTGTCACATGAATTGCGCTCACCACTGGCACGTTTACAGGCAGCGATAGGCCTGGCGCGCCAGCAGCCGGACAAGGCAGAAGAATACATGGTGCGCATGGACAGGGAAGCCGTGCGCATGGATAAGCTGGTCGGTGAAATCCTGACACTGTCGCGTCTCGAAGCAGGCGCCCATGCAGGGCAAGACCTGATACACATGGACGAATTATTCGCTGACCTGACTGACAATGCCCACTTTGAAGCGAAGACCGCAGGCAAGGCGTTCAAGACAGAATATTCTGCCGATGCCATCAGCAAGGTGTGCGTACTGGGGCGCTATGAATTGCTGCACCGCGCGATGGAAAATGTCTTGCGCAATGCGATACGGCATACCCGTCCCGATACTGCCGTGACCCTACACGCAGAAGTACTGGGCACGCAATTACATGTATCCATCCTGGATGAGGGCGAAGGCGTGCCGGAAGCTGAATTGCAGAGTATCTTCCAGCCTTTCTACCGTAGTGTGCTGGCAGAACAAAGCAGCGAAGGCTATGGCCTGGGGCTGGCGATTACCCAGCGCGTGATACAGGCGCACGGCGGCAGCATCACGGCCAGCAACCGCCGTGCCGCCGGGCTGTGCATGTTGATGGTTTTGCCAGTGGCATTTTCTTAA